One window of the Devosia sp. 2618 genome contains the following:
- a CDS encoding TRAP transporter substrate-binding protein, with protein sequence MFHLPKLAATALVAASLMVSTASAQTVLRSSDTHPDGYPTVEAVKAFGEILSEKTDGRYSVEVFHSSQLGEEKDTIEQTQFGVIDMNRISIGAFNTQVPAATVTQLPYIFRSADHMHHVLDGPIGEEILAAFDDVGVVALAFYDGGARSFYNSSKPITTPADMAGMKVRVMQSDIFVDMVAAFGGNATPMPYGEVYSGIQTGILDGAENNFPSYDTAGHAEVAQFYSLDEHLMVPEVLVISKVVWDGLTPEDQTLFREAAKESVAIQRELWAAKEIESRAAVEALGATINEVDKKPFIDAMGPVYDKYVTDPALKDLVARIQATE encoded by the coding sequence ATGTTTCATCTGCCTAAACTGGCGGCGACTGCGCTCGTCGCTGCATCCCTTATGGTTTCGACTGCCAGCGCCCAGACCGTGCTGCGCTCGTCAGATACCCATCCCGATGGCTACCCAACCGTTGAAGCGGTGAAGGCTTTCGGCGAGATCCTCAGCGAGAAGACCGACGGTCGTTACTCGGTTGAAGTGTTCCACTCGTCCCAGCTGGGCGAAGAGAAGGACACCATCGAGCAGACCCAGTTCGGTGTGATCGACATGAACCGCATCTCGATCGGCGCGTTCAACACCCAGGTTCCAGCCGCTACCGTTACGCAGCTGCCTTACATCTTCCGCTCGGCCGACCACATGCACCACGTGCTTGATGGCCCGATCGGCGAAGAAATTCTGGCCGCATTTGACGATGTTGGTGTGGTTGCACTCGCCTTCTACGATGGCGGCGCGCGCTCGTTCTACAACAGCTCCAAGCCCATCACGACGCCAGCCGACATGGCCGGCATGAAGGTGCGCGTGATGCAGTCCGACATTTTCGTGGACATGGTTGCGGCCTTTGGCGGTAACGCCACCCCAATGCCATATGGCGAAGTCTATTCGGGAATCCAGACGGGCATTCTCGATGGCGCTGAAAACAACTTCCCAAGCTATGACACTGCTGGTCACGCCGAAGTTGCGCAGTTCTACTCGCTCGACGAACACCTGATGGTGCCAGAAGTTCTGGTGATCTCGAAGGTTGTCTGGGACGGCCTGACGCCAGAAGACCAGACGCTGTTCCGTGAAGCTGCCAAGGAATCGGTCGCCATTCAGCGCGAGCTTTGGGCCGCCAAGGAAATTGAATCGCGTGCCGCTGTTGAAGCACTTGGCGCGACGATCAACGAAGTCGACAAGAAGCCCTTCATCGATGCAATGGGCCCGGTCTACGACAAGTACGTTACCGATCCAGCGCTCAAGGATCTGGTCGCCCGTATTCAGGCCACTGAATAA
- a CDS encoding TRAP transporter small permease, translated as MRDRLLPISRVLGLISNTALWLAGIGLVAMTVIVAYQVFMRFVLNNSPAWTEAGSIMIMTWFIFLGAAVGVRENFHMGFDVLLYILPPGAKPWLRGISDVLIFGFAFGMVWYGGELAIRFWSTRIPVLGLPTAFTYFPIVVSGVLMCLFSLERFLLRLAGEPVDDVAADPTITEA; from the coding sequence GTGAGAGACAGGCTTCTGCCCATCAGCCGCGTTCTGGGGCTGATTTCCAATACTGCGCTCTGGCTGGCAGGCATCGGCCTGGTCGCCATGACCGTTATCGTCGCCTACCAGGTGTTCATGCGTTTCGTGCTCAATAACTCCCCGGCCTGGACCGAGGCTGGCTCGATCATGATCATGACCTGGTTCATTTTCCTCGGAGCTGCGGTGGGCGTGCGCGAGAACTTCCATATGGGGTTTGACGTGCTGCTCTATATCCTTCCACCCGGCGCCAAGCCTTGGCTGCGGGGCATCAGCGATGTCCTCATCTTCGGTTTTGCCTTTGGCATGGTCTGGTATGGCGGCGAACTCGCCATCCGGTTCTGGTCGACACGTATCCCTGTTCTGGGCCTGCCGACCGCATTCACCTATTTCCCCATCGTCGTCTCCGGCGTGTTGATGTGCCTGTTCTCCCTTGAGCGCTTTTTGCTGCGCCTTGCCGGCGAGCCCGTCGACGACGTCGCCGCAGACCCAACGATTACCGAGGCCTGA
- a CDS encoding TRAP transporter large permease, with the protein MEYWILFGSFTVMMMIGTPIAYCLGIASFLTIIFLGRPAIVVFQQLNSGVSAFSLLAIPFFIFAGDLMMRGGIAARIIQFAGSMIGHVRGGLGQVNIAASTLFGGISGSAVAEAAAVGGIMIPQMKARGYGADYAVNVTSMAALIALLLPPSHNMIIYSLSGGGNISIADLFTAGIIPGLLLAGALSITAYIVAVKRGYPTEAFQGFRKVGYFFVASIPGLMLIAIIFGGVRSGIFTATESSCIAVLYAFFVTLLVYRSLSWKEFVHSVLGAVRTTAMVLFIIGAAASFGWLMAYLKVATILTAGMAAISSDPLMVLLMINILLLLLGTFMDMGPLIIITTPIFLPMVKAFGVDPVHFGVIMILNLGIGLNTPPLGPVQFVAAAVGKITVWEAMRSIWPFYTAGLVVLGLVTYIPALSLWLPALFRG; encoded by the coding sequence ATGGAATATTGGATTCTCTTCGGTTCCTTCACGGTCATGATGATGATCGGTACGCCGATCGCGTACTGTCTCGGCATTGCGAGCTTTCTGACCATTATCTTTCTGGGGCGCCCGGCTATCGTGGTGTTTCAGCAGCTGAACTCCGGCGTTTCGGCGTTCAGCCTCTTGGCCATTCCGTTCTTCATCTTTGCCGGTGACCTGATGATGCGCGGCGGTATCGCTGCCCGCATCATCCAGTTTGCCGGCTCGATGATCGGCCATGTTCGCGGCGGTTTGGGGCAGGTCAATATCGCCGCCTCGACGCTGTTTGGCGGCATCTCGGGCTCGGCTGTGGCCGAAGCGGCTGCCGTTGGCGGCATCATGATCCCGCAGATGAAGGCCCGTGGTTATGGCGCCGACTATGCGGTGAACGTGACCTCGATGGCAGCACTGATCGCGCTGTTGCTGCCACCCAGCCACAACATGATCATCTATTCGCTTTCGGGCGGCGGCAACATTTCGATCGCTGACCTGTTCACGGCAGGCATCATTCCGGGCCTGCTGCTGGCAGGGGCACTGAGCATCACGGCCTATATCGTGGCGGTGAAGCGTGGTTACCCAACCGAGGCCTTCCAGGGCTTCCGCAAGGTCGGCTATTTTTTCGTCGCCTCCATTCCAGGCCTAATGCTGATCGCCATCATCTTTGGCGGCGTGCGCTCGGGTATCTTCACGGCGACGGAAAGCTCGTGCATCGCGGTGCTCTACGCATTCTTCGTGACGCTGCTGGTCTATCGTTCGCTGAGCTGGAAAGAGTTCGTCCACTCGGTGCTCGGCGCCGTGCGGACCACCGCCATGGTGCTGTTCATCATCGGCGCGGCGGCATCGTTTGGTTGGCTGATGGCCTACCTCAAGGTCGCAACGATCCTGACTGCCGGCATGGCAGCCATCTCTAGCGATCCGCTGATGGTTCTGCTGATGATCAACATCCTCTTGCTGCTGCTCGGCACCTTCATGGACATGGGGCCACTGATCATCATCACGACGCCGATCTTCCTACCGATGGTGAAGGCCTTCGGTGTTGATCCGGTGCATTTCGGGGTGATCATGATCCTCAACCTTGGTATTGGCCTCAATACGCCGCCGCTGGGTCCCGTGCAGTTCGTGGCCGCCGCGGTGGGCAAGATAACGGTGTGGGAAGCCATGCGCAGCATCTGGCCGTTCTATACGGCAGGTCTGGTGGTGCTTGGTCTTGTGACCTACATCCCCGCGCTGTCGCTGTGGCTGCCAGCCTTGTTCAGGGGCTAG
- a CDS encoding FadR/GntR family transcriptional regulator, which yields MSLNDDIVAPNRKPKLADLVVGTLRKRISAGEYRVGGKLPTEHQMTTIFGVSRTVVREAIAALAADGLVEPRQGAGVFVVGNAATPFSSIGAERSNKISVAINVLEVRMGIEIESAGLAAVRRSTSQEAAIHETWNEFNRLLKLRIPTGKSDFAFHRAIAAATNNPFYIEVLDGLGSRTIPCDVASPWGTESVLTYEYQQGLQQEHLTILRAISAQDPDAAREAMRHHLSLSQDRYRNRLREQPSAIQD from the coding sequence ATGAGCTTGAATGACGACATCGTCGCGCCGAACCGCAAACCCAAGCTTGCCGACCTTGTCGTCGGCACGTTGCGGAAGCGGATCAGCGCGGGCGAATATCGGGTGGGCGGCAAGCTGCCCACCGAACATCAGATGACGACCATTTTCGGCGTCAGCCGCACCGTTGTGCGCGAGGCCATTGCGGCGCTCGCTGCTGACGGTCTGGTCGAGCCCCGCCAGGGTGCGGGCGTCTTTGTGGTGGGCAATGCTGCCACGCCGTTCAGCTCGATCGGCGCCGAGCGCTCCAACAAGATTTCAGTCGCGATCAATGTGCTCGAAGTGCGCATGGGCATCGAGATCGAGTCGGCCGGTCTCGCCGCTGTGCGACGCAGCACCAGCCAGGAAGCGGCGATCCACGAGACCTGGAACGAGTTCAACCGGCTGCTGAAGCTGCGTATTCCGACCGGGAAATCCGACTTTGCCTTCCACCGCGCCATCGCGGCCGCCACCAACAATCCGTTCTATATCGAGGTGCTGGACGGATTGGGCAGCCGCACCATCCCCTGCGACGTGGCCTCCCCCTGGGGCACGGAAAGCGTCCTCACATACGAGTACCAGCAGGGACTACAGCAAGAGCACCTCACCATTTTGCGAGCCATTTCAGCGCAGGACCCCGATGCCGCGCGCGAGGCGATGCGACACCATCTGTCGCTGAGCCAGGACCGCTACCGCAACCGGCTGCGCGAGCAGCCCTCTGCCATTCAGGATTGA
- the kduI gene encoding 5-dehydro-4-deoxy-D-glucuronate isomerase has product MTTDFDIRFAIDPVSASTMNTSELRENFLIDDLFAEGAINWTYTHYDRMAVGGAVPGASPLALETIKPTGTAYFLERRELIAANIGEAGTITVDGKDYAVGSRDMLYVGMGAKDVKFAGQGAKFYLLSAPAHATHPTTLIKQSDAKRLDLGSQQTANERSIFQFVNADSVKTCQLVVGLTSFAPGSVWNTMPAHVHDRRMEAYLYFDLQPDAFVMHLMGEPEETRHLIVRNEEAVISPPWSIHSGAGTGSYTFIWAMAGDNIDYTDAEKIGMDELL; this is encoded by the coding sequence ATGACCACCGATTTTGACATTCGCTTCGCCATTGACCCGGTGAGCGCCTCGACCATGAACACCAGCGAGTTGCGCGAGAATTTTCTGATCGATGACCTGTTTGCCGAAGGTGCCATCAACTGGACCTATACCCATTACGACCGCATGGCCGTTGGTGGCGCAGTGCCCGGCGCGTCGCCGCTGGCGCTGGAAACCATCAAGCCAACCGGCACCGCCTATTTCCTCGAACGCCGTGAGCTGATCGCCGCCAATATCGGCGAAGCGGGCACCATCACGGTCGATGGCAAGGACTATGCCGTCGGTTCGCGCGACATGCTCTATGTCGGTATGGGCGCCAAGGACGTGAAATTTGCTGGGCAGGGTGCCAAGTTCTACCTGCTGAGTGCGCCGGCACACGCCACCCACCCCACAACGCTGATCAAGCAGAGCGATGCCAAGCGCCTGGATCTGGGTAGCCAGCAGACGGCCAACGAGCGGTCGATCTTCCAGTTCGTCAACGCTGACAGCGTCAAGACCTGCCAGCTGGTCGTAGGCCTCACCAGCTTTGCGCCGGGTTCTGTGTGGAACACGATGCCAGCCCACGTGCATGACCGTCGCATGGAAGCCTATCTCTATTTCGATCTGCAGCCCGATGCCTTCGTGATGCATCTGATGGGTGAACCCGAAGAGACCCGCCACCTGATCGTACGCAATGAAGAAGCCGTGATTTCTCCACCATGGTCGATCCATTCGGGCGCCGGCACCGGTTCTTACACCTTCATCTGGGCTATGGCCGGCGACAATATCGACTACACCGACGCTGAAAAGATCGGCATGGACGAACTGCTGTGA
- the kduD gene encoding 2-dehydro-3-deoxy-D-gluconate 5-dehydrogenase KduD, protein MTDLSAFSLSGETVMVTGANTGIGQGIALSIGRAGGRVIGVGRSSMEETASLMAGQGADFVEVRADLGSAKAAQAMFETAWAEHGPIDGLVNNAGIIKRADAVDFTEEDWDQVMDINLKTMFFLCQSLGKKAIEAGRGARIVNISSMLSFQGGIRVASYTASKSGVLGITRLLANEWAAKGVNVNSIAPGYIETNNTEALRADLDRSASILGRIPAGRWGASSDIGDAAVFLLAPASNYMHGAVIPVDGGWLAR, encoded by the coding sequence GTGACCGATCTCTCTGCATTTTCGCTGAGCGGAGAGACCGTGATGGTGACCGGTGCCAATACAGGCATCGGTCAGGGTATTGCGCTCAGCATCGGCCGCGCAGGTGGCCGCGTCATCGGCGTTGGTCGCTCCAGCATGGAAGAGACCGCATCGCTGATGGCGGGGCAGGGCGCAGACTTTGTCGAAGTGCGCGCCGATCTCGGTTCGGCCAAAGCCGCCCAAGCGATGTTTGAAACGGCTTGGGCCGAGCATGGCCCCATCGACGGGCTGGTCAACAATGCCGGCATCATCAAGCGCGCCGATGCGGTCGACTTCACCGAAGAAGACTGGGATCAGGTGATGGACATCAACCTCAAGACGATGTTTTTCCTCTGCCAGTCGCTGGGCAAAAAGGCGATCGAAGCGGGTCGTGGCGCCCGCATCGTCAACATCTCTTCGATGCTGAGTTTTCAGGGCGGCATTCGTGTCGCCAGCTACACTGCCTCGAAAAGCGGCGTTCTGGGGATCACGCGCCTGCTGGCCAATGAGTGGGCCGCCAAGGGCGTCAACGTGAATTCCATTGCGCCCGGCTATATCGAAACCAACAATACCGAAGCGTTGCGGGCCGATCTGGACCGTTCTGCGTCGATCCTGGGACGCATCCCCGCCGGTCGCTGGGGCGCGTCCTCCGATATCGGGGATGCAGCGGTGTTCCTTCTGGCTCCGGCCTCCAACTACATGCATGGCGCTGTCATCCCCGTGGATGGCGGATGGCTCGCGAGGTAA
- a CDS encoding cupin domain-containing protein, which produces MTDQKLFAQANEGEATVLAPGNTRRVLIHVPELMQVEFGFDKGAVGALHSHPHIQVSYVAEGSFEVTIDGVTEIIGTGGSFIVPPNLVHGVVALEKGRLIDVFTPHRADFL; this is translated from the coding sequence ATGACTGACCAAAAGCTGTTCGCACAGGCGAACGAGGGCGAAGCAACCGTTCTGGCCCCCGGCAATACGCGCCGTGTGCTGATCCATGTGCCGGAACTGATGCAGGTCGAGTTTGGCTTTGACAAAGGCGCGGTCGGTGCTCTGCATAGCCATCCTCATATTCAGGTGAGCTATGTGGCAGAGGGCTCGTTCGAAGTGACCATCGATGGTGTGACCGAGATCATCGGCACCGGCGGTAGCTTCATCGTGCCACCGAACCTTGTGCATGGTGTCGTGGCGCTCGAAAAGGGGCGCTTGATCGACGTGTTTACACCGCATCGGGCGGATTTTTTGTAG
- a CDS encoding trimeric intracellular cation channel family protein, with translation MLDVIFYIAITAEAMTAALAAGRRKMDWFGVCLLACVTALGGGTIRDLFLNHYPLYWVENPYILLLVCGAALFTIAIARFVDRLRWPFLLLDGLGLVVFTIIGCSIAMEVGAHPLIVLVAGMVTGIFGGILRDVLCNDVPLVFRGELYATVSIVTGAIYYFGLIFGLNADVVVLAAIAVGFPLRVLAIINKWEMPKFVYDRDLR, from the coding sequence ATGCTTGACGTGATCTTTTACATCGCCATCACGGCTGAGGCGATGACGGCGGCGCTGGCGGCCGGGCGGCGCAAGATGGACTGGTTCGGGGTGTGCCTGTTGGCCTGTGTGACCGCGCTTGGTGGTGGCACGATCCGCGACCTGTTCCTCAACCACTACCCGCTCTATTGGGTCGAAAACCCCTATATCCTGCTGTTGGTATGCGGCGCAGCGCTGTTCACGATTGCCATCGCGCGCTTTGTCGACCGGCTGCGCTGGCCGTTCCTGCTGCTGGACGGATTGGGGTTGGTGGTTTTCACCATCATCGGTTGCTCCATTGCCATGGAAGTTGGTGCCCATCCGCTGATCGTGCTGGTTGCGGGCATGGTGACCGGCATTTTCGGCGGCATTTTGCGCGATGTGCTGTGCAATGACGTGCCGCTGGTGTTTCGCGGCGAGCTTTACGCCACGGTCTCGATCGTCACTGGGGCGATCTACTATTTTGGCCTGATCTTCGGCCTCAATGCGGACGTGGTTGTGCTGGCGGCCATCGCGGTCGGGTTCCCGCTGCGCGTGCTGGCCATCATCAACAAGTGGGAGATGCCCAAGTTCGTGTACGACCGCGATCTTCGGTAG
- the uxuA gene encoding mannonate dehydratase → MRQTWRWFGPKDQCSIDDITQVGATGVVSALHHVPNGVVWSPEEIAKRHQEIATRKDGTPSGLTWDVVESLPVSEDIKKQKNDWHEHIENYKISMKHLADTGIEVICYNFMPVLDWTRTDLRWTVPNRGSCMRFDINDFAAFDIHVLERHGAATDYTNAIADEAEKRFAGMDDAARKQLARNVTMGLPGSTESMSLDDVRAHLAEYGDISRDRLRANFVDFLDAVVPTAEDLGLRLCCHPDDPPFSLLGLPRVMSTEADYKHILDAVDSPANGMTLCSGSLGARPDNDLPGMMERLGDKVHFLHLRNVKRDSEHLFGSFYEAEHLAGDTDMVALIAAIVREEKKRRAAGRADHSIPMRPDHGQDILDDLGRRSQPGYPTIGRMKGLAELRGVFAALEHANLGL, encoded by the coding sequence GTGCGGCAGACCTGGCGGTGGTTCGGTCCCAAGGACCAGTGCAGTATCGACGATATCACCCAGGTGGGCGCTACGGGCGTCGTTAGTGCCTTGCACCATGTGCCCAATGGCGTGGTCTGGTCGCCTGAGGAAATCGCCAAGCGTCATCAGGAAATTGCCACCCGCAAGGACGGCACGCCGTCGGGACTCACTTGGGATGTGGTCGAAAGCCTGCCGGTGTCGGAAGACATCAAGAAGCAGAAAAATGACTGGCATGAGCATATCGAGAACTACAAGATTTCGATGAAGCACCTCGCCGACACCGGCATCGAGGTCATCTGCTACAATTTCATGCCAGTGCTGGACTGGACCCGCACCGATCTGCGCTGGACCGTGCCGAATCGCGGCTCGTGCATGCGGTTCGATATCAATGATTTCGCTGCCTTCGACATTCACGTGCTGGAACGTCACGGTGCGGCGACCGACTACACCAATGCCATTGCTGATGAGGCCGAGAAGCGGTTTGCCGGCATGGACGATGCGGCGCGCAAGCAATTGGCACGCAATGTCACCATGGGCCTGCCGGGCTCGACGGAATCCATGTCGCTCGATGACGTTCGCGCGCATCTGGCCGAATATGGCGATATCAGCCGCGACCGGCTGCGTGCCAATTTCGTCGACTTCCTCGACGCCGTCGTGCCGACCGCCGAAGATCTGGGCCTGCGACTGTGCTGCCACCCGGACGATCCCCCGTTCTCGCTGCTGGGTCTGCCGCGCGTCATGTCGACCGAAGCCGACTACAAGCACATTCTTGACGCAGTCGACAGCCCGGCCAACGGGATGACGCTGTGTTCCGGTTCGCTCGGCGCACGGCCGGACAATGATCTGCCCGGCATGATGGAGCGGTTGGGCGACAAGGTGCATTTCCTGCACCTGCGCAACGTCAAGCGCGACAGCGAACACCTGTTTGGCTCGTTCTACGAGGCCGAGCATCTGGCAGGCGATACCGACATGGTGGCGCTGATTGCGGCAATCGTGCGCGAAGAAAAGAAGCGCAGGGCGGCGGGTCGAGCCGATCACAGCATTCCGATGCGGCCAGACCATGGGCAGGATATTCTCGACGATCTGGGTCGGCGCTCGCAACCGGGCTACCCGACCATCGGGCGCATGAAGGGGCTGGCAGAACTGCGGGGCGTGTTTGCCGCGCTGGAACACGCGAATCTGGGCCTCTAG
- a CDS encoding ATP-binding protein: protein MLTTFQKVVNWFIPDHLQSDLHKRKRVQMFIGSHLLGPLIATPIPLMLWFADPQPMPHVLILALSIYGFWPFLALVKRFPGAYTQLAMGSVLNLTFCILWATYNYGGTSSPFLVWLVLTPLLGFMYLGSTWTARIFVLLQIAVGIATLYAVHLYGTFPNHIAVENMVVAGVLSALGSSIYVFVIAAYYSTVVDSQSELIKEVDRHQSTLKALTSAKDEAERANGAKSEFLAKMSHELRTPLNAVLGYSEILLEDAELDGRGEQIADLQKISAAGKHLLAMVNDILDISKIEAGKMALHLDDVDLDQLIDEVESTARPMAAKNTNSLRVERGADLGMIHADATKLRQAIFNLLSNASKFTQNGQITLDVRRAEGNLQIVVADTGIGISEDQQKVLFSNFTQANAKIAAVYGGTGLGLSLSQNLCRLMGGRIELESKLGEGSRFTILLPAPLPAGVIAPTVQRSVDDDEAAFIAEQDAELEEHASPAVAGGETANPKRRPRVLIVDDDRDFLELAERLFIREDYTPICTDAPQSALQIARTVKPAAIFLDIMMPGFDGWDVLAALRADPVTADIPVFMISILSDRGRVLAAGANGIVVKPLDSGKLRAAFAALASTRGRSPAKAANA, encoded by the coding sequence ATGCTGACGACATTTCAAAAGGTGGTGAACTGGTTCATTCCAGACCACCTGCAGAGCGATCTGCACAAGCGCAAGCGCGTGCAGATGTTCATAGGCAGCCATCTGCTCGGTCCACTGATCGCCACGCCCATCCCGCTGATGCTGTGGTTTGCCGATCCACAGCCCATGCCGCATGTGCTGATCCTGGCGCTATCGATTTACGGCTTCTGGCCGTTTCTGGCTTTGGTGAAGCGGTTTCCGGGCGCCTATACGCAGCTGGCTATGGGGTCGGTGCTGAACCTGACCTTCTGCATCCTGTGGGCGACCTATAATTACGGCGGCACCAGTTCGCCCTTCCTCGTCTGGCTGGTGCTGACGCCGCTGCTGGGTTTCATGTATCTGGGCTCGACCTGGACGGCGCGAATCTTCGTTCTGCTGCAGATCGCTGTGGGCATTGCCACGCTCTATGCCGTGCACCTCTACGGCACATTCCCGAACCACATCGCGGTCGAGAACATGGTGGTGGCGGGCGTGCTGTCGGCGCTGGGCTCGAGCATTTATGTCTTCGTGATCGCCGCCTATTATTCGACCGTGGTGGACAGCCAATCCGAACTGATCAAGGAAGTCGATCGCCATCAATCAACACTCAAGGCTCTGACGTCAGCCAAGGACGAGGCGGAGCGCGCCAATGGTGCCAAGTCGGAATTCCTCGCCAAGATGAGCCATGAGTTGCGCACACCGCTCAATGCTGTGCTTGGTTACTCAGAAATTCTGCTCGAAGACGCCGAACTCGATGGGCGTGGCGAGCAGATCGCAGATTTGCAAAAAATCAGTGCCGCCGGCAAGCATCTGCTGGCCATGGTCAACGACATCCTCGATATTTCCAAGATCGAGGCTGGCAAGATGGCGCTGCATCTTGATGACGTCGATCTTGACCAGTTGATCGATGAGGTCGAGTCCACGGCCCGGCCGATGGCGGCCAAGAACACCAATAGCCTGCGGGTTGAACGCGGCGCCGATCTTGGGATGATCCATGCCGATGCCACCAAGCTGCGGCAAGCGATCTTTAACCTGCTGTCGAACGCGTCCAAGTTCACCCAGAACGGGCAGATCACGCTCGACGTTCGTCGGGCCGAAGGCAATCTGCAGATTGTCGTCGCCGACACCGGCATAGGGATTTCCGAGGATCAGCAGAAGGTGCTGTTTTCCAATTTCACGCAGGCCAATGCCAAGATTGCTGCCGTCTATGGCGGTACCGGGCTAGGCCTCTCCCTGAGCCAGAACCTTTGTCGCCTGATGGGCGGGCGGATCGAGCTCGAAAGCAAGCTGGGCGAGGGGAGCCGTTTCACCATCCTGTTGCCGGCGCCGCTGCCTGCCGGGGTGATCGCGCCAACTGTGCAGCGTAGCGTGGATGACGATGAGGCCGCCTTTATCGCCGAGCAGGATGCGGAACTGGAAGAACACGCCAGTCCGGCGGTTGCGGGCGGTGAAACCGCCAATCCGAAACGGCGCCCGCGGGTGCTGATTGTTGATGACGACCGGGACTTCCTTGAACTCGCAGAGCGCCTGTTCATTCGGGAGGACTACACGCCGATTTGCACCGACGCGCCGCAGTCGGCCCTGCAGATCGCCCGCACCGTCAAACCGGCAGCGATATTTCTCGACATCATGATGCCCGGATTTGATGGTTGGGATGTGTTAGCGGCGCTGCGTGCAGATCCTGTAACGGCCGATATTCCCGTGTTCATGATCTCCATTCTCAGCGATCGCGGCCGAGTGCTGGCGGCTGGGGCCAATGGAATTGTCGTGAAGCCACTCGATTCTGGAAAGCTCAGGGCTGCTTTTGCAGCACTCGCTTCGACACGTGGTCGATCCCCTGCCAAAGCAGCAAACGCCTAA
- a CDS encoding response regulator: MALVLIVEDNPINRDVLGRRLERRGFSIRFAEDGPSGIAAAKALMPDVILMDIGLGEMDGCEATRRIRADPQTAALPIIALTASAFESDRANALAAGCIDFDTKPVDLPRLLGKMQAVLGPKTPEAALNFV, from the coding sequence ATGGCTCTGGTTCTCATCGTCGAGGATAATCCGATCAACCGCGACGTGTTGGGGCGCCGCCTCGAACGGCGCGGCTTTTCCATCCGTTTTGCCGAAGACGGTCCTAGCGGCATTGCCGCTGCAAAGGCGCTGATGCCCGATGTGATCCTGATGGATATTGGGCTAGGCGAAATGGATGGCTGCGAAGCGACGCGGCGCATTCGTGCCGACCCGCAGACGGCGGCTTTGCCGATCATTGCGCTGACAGCGAGTGCGTTTGAATCCGACCGGGCCAATGCGCTCGCGGCCGGTTGCATCGACTTTGATACCAAGCCTGTCGATCTGCCGCGTCTGCTCGGCAAGATGCAGGCCGTGCTTGGTCCCAAGACGCCGGAAGCGGCGCTGAATTTCGTTTAG
- a CDS encoding response regulator has protein sequence MTSAARSLKLLAVDDDAPSAELVVRVAERCGYDAFATSDPRGVITLVSALRPDVVSLDISMPHIDAIGLFRLLAEVHYGGELIIVSGQDEQTLRIVQRSAEALGLRRPSVHQKPLDFARLREVLNRNRLVSAV, from the coding sequence ATGACGTCCGCAGCACGATCCCTCAAACTCCTTGCGGTCGACGACGACGCCCCATCCGCCGAGCTCGTCGTGCGCGTGGCCGAACGCTGTGGCTATGACGCCTTCGCGACCTCTGATCCGCGTGGCGTGATTACGCTGGTGTCGGCGTTGCGCCCCGACGTCGTATCGCTGGACATCTCGATGCCCCATATCGACGCCATCGGGCTGTTCCGCCTGCTGGCCGAGGTTCACTATGGTGGGGAACTCATCATCGTCAGTGGGCAGGATGAGCAGACTCTGCGGATCGTGCAGCGCTCTGCCGAAGCGCTTGGGCTGCGTCGCCCGTCAGTGCATCAAAAGCCACTCGATTTTGCGCGGTTGCGCGAGGTTCTCAATCGCAACCGTCTGGTCAGCGCCGTCTAA